A genomic stretch from Niallia sp. XMNu-256 includes:
- a CDS encoding cell division protein FtsZ translates to MAKDFIKNKPAINMTVVGFGQAGSRIADNFAAYKDEAGNGIYNCLALNSNDGDLKGLKYIPVDNRVSLNLGGLGKNPQKAMNILEENEEVSDKLKNFIQKEVRVVDDLVLFCAGLGGGTGTSTIIKAIEEFYEFNTKPLINQELKKLQAEVGPEEFKKNLKTKYIKMAVLKAREKSAKIGIIVTLPLRADGPDVLRQVNDFSQRIWKLTNDPTKGVGFVIFADNQYFYDQFKELPTHKRAETENYRDFANKEISDLFHELNTATTGGGTEVTFDSQDFRRIILEQQGSLVINRLSKPMNEIQKGSDIKDMFLESIKGSLLHEPIDLVNSHNGEVELAEIYHVGLLAVLDKKNNLGSSFIDDARVEIAENPSFFMKGSIFTGYLEGFNDFSTTVYTFFKTKGLPNRLSKGLVKEYEEYQERHKTIKTKETKIGSINVDENENMDFDIDLDEFDLSEFGLDTESDKKDQDNSNDDFDINIDDLDLSKL, encoded by the coding sequence ATGGCTAAGGATTTTATAAAAAATAAACCGGCAATCAATATGACAGTTGTTGGATTTGGTCAAGCGGGATCAAGAATAGCGGATAACTTTGCTGCATATAAAGATGAAGCTGGAAATGGAATTTACAACTGTCTTGCATTAAATAGCAATGATGGAGACTTAAAAGGCTTAAAATATATTCCGGTAGACAACCGTGTATCACTTAATTTAGGTGGCTTAGGTAAAAACCCTCAAAAAGCTATGAATATACTTGAAGAAAACGAAGAAGTAAGTGATAAATTAAAAAACTTTATTCAAAAAGAAGTGCGTGTTGTTGATGATCTTGTCTTATTTTGTGCAGGATTAGGTGGAGGTACCGGTACATCAACTATTATAAAAGCAATTGAAGAGTTTTATGAATTTAATACTAAACCTTTAATTAATCAAGAATTGAAAAAACTACAAGCAGAAGTTGGCCCGGAAGAATTTAAAAAGAATTTAAAAACAAAGTATATTAAAATGGCTGTCCTTAAAGCAAGAGAAAAAAGCGCCAAAATCGGTATAATTGTGACTCTTCCACTTCGTGCAGATGGACCAGATGTTTTACGTCAGGTTAACGACTTTTCACAACGCATATGGAAATTGACAAATGACCCAACAAAAGGCGTTGGATTTGTAATATTCGCTGATAATCAATATTTCTACGATCAATTTAAAGAACTTCCTACCCATAAACGAGCTGAAACAGAAAATTACAGGGATTTTGCTAATAAGGAAATAAGTGACTTATTTCATGAGTTAAATACAGCCACAACTGGTGGTGGTACAGAGGTGACCTTTGATTCTCAAGATTTTAGAAGGATTATTTTAGAACAACAAGGGTCTCTAGTCATTAATCGACTCTCTAAACCTATGAACGAAATTCAAAAAGGTTCGGATATTAAAGATATGTTCTTAGAATCCATTAAAGGCAGCCTTTTACACGAACCTATAGATCTAGTAAACTCTCATAATGGTGAAGTTGAGCTAGCAGAAATCTATCATGTCGGACTATTAGCAGTTTTGGATAAAAAGAATAATTTAGGTAGCTCCTTTATAGACGATGCCAGAGTTGAAATTGCAGAAAACCCCTCTTTCTTTATGAAAGGCTCTATTTTTACGGGTTATCTTGAGGGTTTCAACGATTTTTCAACTACGGTATATACATTTTTCAAAACAAAAGGACTGCCAAACAGACTGTCCAAAGGACTGGTTAAGGAATATGAGGAGTACCAAGAACGACATAAAACGATTAAAACAAAAGAAACTAAGATTGGTAGTATAAATGTAGATGAAAATGAAAATATGGACTTTGATATTGATTTAGATGAATTCGATTTAAGTGAATTTGGATTAGATACCGAATCAGATAAAAAGGATCAAGATAATTCCAACGATGACTTTGACATAAATATTGATGACCTAGATTTGAGTAAGCTATAA
- a CDS encoding FtsK/SpoIIIE domain-containing protein encodes MNIIKKMSEIGPLRKPLVLYSTPPSLSREEATRWVKGIPQGEIGGLEVLLKEDEVSIQLVNFENTLLKDKRNMESSFIDSIPSQLQETESFQFYLKKPSIYSIFQENTESWLNDLDFIDGEAWIQVLFQKDKHDKWGETLKQQYEDYLMGISYPSTILPIRKLQLKIAEISRNINVSIPTISSFEERRNQNVYRFFIRGYVSGEKMVRKDFISHLLTRLNRQSKENEWGVNCKIGVPKEQLDKWKTLKLPFLTNIHPFIVESELVTLLPCKAKTKSVKVKQPEKTIMKRESLFPIFQFLPYGTTQEETLLLDHFEKELNGALEKLGVIKEDGIQIVGFEQGPTLIRLNFLLPKGIRLSDLQKVIADWQTELGITDLSVFQGKEKGTGTLTLPRKNRQAVYLRSLVDSKEFKSFAKDKVLPFVVGATETGEPLFEDLTRVKHLLVAGTTGSGKSVWLLQLILTFLLWIPTEQLMMYLIDPKRVEFAGFASFKNVKVFTEVEEAKQLLHSLIVLMETRYEQLGNEGVRNIAQYNRKMKDNPMPYVVAVIDEFSDFMMQDKDEGMVEESIVRLAQKARACGIHLIITTQRPSVDVVTGLIKANLPSRVVFKCSGRNDYSTVLDQKPPFNLLGSGDGACLMEGQVLTRFQGPLIAKNEEEMDHIIETYGKNHSGVAPLSLEVYTESIVEETLGPLDELKRYIAFTGETRVTYLRKHMKMRMNDVKELMQVLVEEGWLEAPKTRNAGYKLILSEKERERYLENSPIKKDIDK; translated from the coding sequence AAAGATAAACGAAATATGGAAAGCTCTTTTATTGATTCTATACCCTCTCAATTACAGGAAACAGAAAGCTTTCAGTTTTACTTAAAAAAACCTTCTATTTACTCAATCTTTCAAGAAAATACGGAAAGTTGGTTGAACGACTTAGATTTTATTGATGGAGAAGCGTGGATTCAAGTGTTGTTTCAGAAAGATAAACATGATAAATGGGGAGAAACTCTAAAGCAACAATACGAGGACTACTTAATGGGGATTTCTTATCCGAGTACCATTCTTCCTATTCGCAAGCTGCAGCTTAAAATAGCTGAAATAAGCCGTAATATTAATGTGTCTATTCCAACTATATCTTCGTTTGAAGAAAGGAGAAATCAGAACGTTTATCGTTTCTTTATAAGGGGATATGTCAGTGGAGAAAAAATGGTAAGAAAAGATTTTATATCTCACTTACTAACAAGATTAAATAGACAAAGTAAAGAAAACGAGTGGGGAGTTAATTGTAAAATAGGAGTACCAAAAGAGCAATTAGATAAATGGAAAACATTAAAATTACCTTTCTTGACCAATATTCATCCCTTTATAGTGGAAAGCGAATTGGTTACACTCCTCCCATGTAAAGCTAAAACAAAATCAGTAAAAGTAAAACAACCCGAGAAAACAATTATGAAAAGAGAGAGCCTTTTTCCTATTTTTCAATTTTTGCCATATGGAACTACTCAGGAAGAAACACTATTACTCGATCATTTTGAAAAAGAATTAAACGGCGCATTAGAAAAGTTAGGGGTGATTAAAGAGGACGGAATACAAATTGTTGGATTTGAGCAAGGGCCGACTTTAATTCGTCTAAATTTCCTGCTGCCAAAAGGAATTCGATTGTCCGATCTTCAAAAAGTGATCGCTGATTGGCAGACCGAGCTTGGTATTACTGATTTATCAGTGTTTCAGGGGAAAGAGAAAGGAACTGGTACACTCACACTTCCACGTAAAAACAGGCAAGCAGTTTATCTTCGGAGTTTAGTAGACTCAAAAGAGTTTAAATCTTTTGCTAAAGATAAGGTTCTGCCTTTTGTCGTTGGAGCGACTGAAACCGGAGAGCCATTGTTTGAAGATTTAACTCGAGTGAAGCATCTGTTAGTGGCTGGAACGACGGGAAGTGGAAAAAGTGTCTGGCTGTTGCAATTAATTTTAACATTTCTGCTATGGATCCCAACTGAACAACTTATGATGTATTTAATAGATCCGAAACGAGTAGAATTTGCGGGGTTTGCATCGTTTAAAAACGTTAAAGTTTTTACAGAGGTAGAGGAAGCTAAACAGTTATTGCATTCCCTTATTGTTTTAATGGAAACTCGTTATGAACAACTCGGAAACGAGGGTGTTAGGAATATTGCACAGTATAATCGTAAAATGAAAGACAATCCCATGCCTTATGTTGTAGCTGTAATTGACGAATTTAGTGATTTTATGATGCAAGATAAGGATGAAGGAATGGTAGAAGAGAGTATTGTGCGCTTAGCCCAAAAAGCCAGAGCATGTGGGATTCATTTAATTATCACGACTCAACGTCCTAGTGTGGATGTAGTAACAGGATTAATTAAAGCGAATCTTCCAAGCAGGGTTGTATTTAAGTGTAGTGGCCGTAATGATTATAGTACCGTATTAGATCAAAAACCTCCGTTTAATTTATTAGGTTCTGGGGATGGTGCGTGTCTAATGGAGGGGCAAGTATTAACTAGATTTCAAGGACCTTTAATTGCTAAAAATGAAGAGGAAATGGATCATATTATTGAAACATACGGAAAGAATCATTCAGGTGTCGCGCCATTATCATTAGAAGTTTATACCGAATCTATTGTAGAGGAAACGCTAGGTCCCTTAGATGAACTCAAACGATACATTGCTTTTACTGGCGAAACAAGGGTCACTTATCTTCGTAAACACATGAAAATGAGGATGAATGATGTAAAAGAATTAATGCAAGTGTTAGTGGAAGAAGGCTGGTTAGAAGCTCCCAAAACAAGAAATGCTGGATATAAGTTAATCTTATCTGAAAAAGAAAGAGAACGTTATTTGGAAAATAGTCCAATAAAAAAAGACATTGATAAATAA
- a CDS encoding DUF1641 domain-containing protein: protein MAKATKQIQRIELSEEEKRKQDLRQIEDSLLKNKQALLDTLDLVQHMHDRGIISLLSGLFAEGDKVLQILIEKANTKETANTLKNLLLMVGVLGTLNVKQLEPILLKLNAGIARVSESKDHDDQVGYFDIFKSLKDPEINRSIAFFFEFLKGMGSEMSHLERTTQLPEHQAQHAKPDHHL, encoded by the coding sequence ATGGCTAAGGCAACCAAGCAAATCCAGCGAATCGAGCTATCCGAAGAGGAGAAACGAAAACAAGATTTACGGCAAATAGAGGATTCCCTATTAAAAAATAAGCAAGCGTTACTGGATACACTTGATTTGGTGCAGCACATGCACGATCGCGGGATTATTTCCCTCTTGAGCGGATTATTTGCCGAGGGCGACAAAGTCCTGCAGATCCTGATTGAAAAGGCGAACACGAAAGAAACAGCCAATACGTTGAAAAATCTTCTGTTAATGGTCGGCGTTCTAGGTACATTAAATGTTAAACAGCTTGAACCTATTCTTCTTAAGCTGAATGCCGGAATCGCCAGAGTGTCAGAAAGTAAGGATCATGATGACCAGGTCGGTTATTTTGATATTTTCAAATCCTTGAAGGATCCTGAAATTAACCGTTCGATTGCCTTTTTCTTTGAATTTCTGAAAGGAATGGGGAGCGAAATGAGCCATTTGGAGCGGACAACACAGCTGCCGGAGCACCAGGCCCAGCATGCCAAACCCGACCACCATCTATAA
- the xerS gene encoding tyrosine recombinase XerS, with product MAITKQHEYYEKRLEKLVKEMPYYVVKYVDDKWDIRSPLTLFNYVRDFKEFFSWLIAEGITDCQSIKDIPIESLANLSLDDANNYFKYIARKKYKVSEKDDEIKQIDTKTVNRHKSSLRSLFKYLTVESEVKTGKPYFERNVMAKIPIKKVKETFNERAKSITDKIFIDDMDIDFLDYVQKEYEASLSSSQKRYFKRDKERDFAILSLFLGTGIRVNELTNLRIKDIDFSAKEISVIRKGGKKDTVSVTPSSLQDLNHYLEVRKEKYKAGDGENEYLFVKFYKGRTEPLTNRAVEDIVYKYTKSFDKRMSPHKLRHTYATNLAEQTGGDIPLIMNQLGHTQSDISLLYINTSREKQRKAAELLDQRRKRE from the coding sequence ATGGCAATAACAAAACAACATGAATATTACGAAAAACGTCTAGAAAAATTAGTGAAAGAAATGCCCTATTATGTCGTTAAATATGTGGATGATAAATGGGATATTCGCTCTCCTCTCACTCTTTTTAACTATGTACGAGATTTCAAAGAGTTCTTTTCTTGGTTAATAGCTGAAGGGATTACGGACTGCCAAAGTATCAAAGATATTCCAATTGAATCCTTAGCTAACCTTTCTCTTGACGATGCAAATAATTACTTTAAATATATTGCTCGTAAAAAATATAAGGTATCTGAAAAAGACGATGAGATCAAACAAATTGATACTAAAACCGTAAATCGCCATAAGTCCTCCCTTCGCTCATTATTTAAATATTTAACGGTGGAATCGGAGGTTAAAACGGGAAAACCCTATTTTGAAAGAAATGTAATGGCCAAGATACCTATTAAGAAAGTAAAAGAAACGTTTAATGAACGGGCTAAAAGCATTACCGATAAAATCTTTATCGATGATATGGATATTGATTTTTTGGATTATGTTCAAAAAGAATATGAGGCTTCCCTTTCCTCATCTCAAAAAAGATATTTTAAAAGAGATAAAGAAAGAGATTTTGCGATCCTTTCCCTCTTCCTAGGAACTGGAATTAGAGTTAACGAACTCACTAACTTACGTATTAAAGACATTGATTTTAGTGCAAAGGAAATAAGTGTTATTCGGAAAGGCGGAAAAAAGGATACGGTATCTGTTACCCCTTCTTCTCTTCAAGATTTAAACCATTACTTAGAAGTTAGAAAAGAAAAATACAAAGCCGGAGACGGTGAAAATGAGTATCTGTTTGTGAAATTTTATAAAGGGAGAACAGAGCCACTTACTAATAGAGCTGTTGAAGACATTGTATATAAATACACAAAATCCTTTGATAAACGTATGTCCCCTCATAAATTAAGACATACGTATGCGACCAATTTAGCAGAACAAACCGGCGGTGACATTCCTTTAATAATGAACCAATTGGGACATACTCAATCAGACATTTCTCTTCTTTATATTAATACCAGTAGAGAAAAACAGAGAAAGGCTGCTGAATTATTAGATCAAAGAAGAAAAAGAGAGTAA
- the fdhF gene encoding formate dehydrogenase subunit alpha — translation MVKNLGITINGVEVDAPEGQTVLQFLNDSTIEVPQVCYHPSLGPIETCDTCIVEVNGELVRSCSTLLKEGDHIDTMNPLVKKSQTAAMDNILHNHELYCTVCDYNNGGCEIHNTVKEMRINHQSIPWEQKPYQKDMSNPFYRYDPDQCILCGRCVEACQDVQVTETLRIDWDRERPRVIWDNDVPINESSCVSCGHCSTVCPCNAMMEKGMLGEAGYLTGFEKGTFRSMIELTKGVETGYGSILTVSDMESAMREARVKRTKTVCTFCGVGCSFDVWTKGREILKVEPNVEAPANGISTCVKGKFGWDFVNSKERLTKPLIREGDGFREAEWEEALDLMAKRFREIRSQYGPQSMGFITSSKCTNEESFLMQKLARQIIGTNNVDNCSRYCQTPATVGLHRTVGYGGDAGSIKDIAKAGLVIIVGSNTSEAHPVLATRVKRAHKLHGQKLIVADLREHEMASRADMFIHPKAGSDLVWISAVTKYIIDMGWADEAFIEQNVNGFEEYRESLSPYTLGHAEDVTGLSKETLIQIAEMIHDANGTAILWAMGVTQQLGGSDTSTAISNLLLVTGNYGRPGAGAYPLRGHNNVQGASDMGSAPDNFPGYQRVDDPEVLEKFQQAWGVKLPSEVGINNHDMVEGIHDGTVKAMYVKGEEMGLVDSNINHVHAAYEKLEFFVVQDIFFSRTAQYADVVLPASPSLEKEGTFTNTERRIQRLYQVFEPLADSKPDWEIIQLVANRLGANWNYKHPSEIMEEAAMLMPIYAGVTYERLEGYKSLQWPVQPDGTDTPLLYIEGFPFPDRKARLYPVQWTKPLDFGEQYDIHLNNGRLLEHFHEGNLTYKSKGISEKTPEVFLEVSPELAAERGVRNGTLVRLTSPFGNVKVKCTITNRVKGMEVYLPMNDTGDGAVNYLTSSAADKDTDTPAFKDTRVKMEILQEEGTNPLPKINFRFGNPQPQMGVQVEKKWARKDYVFPGDLVKERERLRNG, via the coding sequence TTGGTAAAAAACCTTGGAATTACGATCAACGGAGTAGAAGTGGACGCACCGGAAGGTCAAACGGTCCTGCAATTTCTGAACGACAGCACGATTGAAGTCCCTCAGGTGTGCTACCATCCCAGCCTTGGACCGATTGAAACGTGTGACACTTGTATTGTGGAAGTGAATGGGGAACTTGTCAGATCCTGTTCAACCCTTTTAAAGGAAGGGGATCATATCGATACGATGAACCCGCTTGTGAAAAAATCACAGACAGCAGCGATGGACAACATTCTTCATAACCATGAATTATATTGTACCGTTTGTGATTACAATAACGGCGGCTGCGAAATACATAACACTGTTAAGGAAATGCGCATTAACCATCAAAGTATTCCATGGGAGCAGAAACCATACCAGAAGGATATGTCGAACCCTTTTTATCGCTATGATCCCGATCAGTGTATCTTGTGTGGACGCTGTGTCGAGGCCTGCCAGGATGTCCAAGTGACGGAAACGCTGAGAATCGATTGGGACAGAGAGCGTCCACGGGTCATCTGGGATAATGATGTTCCGATTAACGAATCCTCTTGTGTATCGTGCGGCCATTGTTCCACCGTTTGTCCGTGTAATGCGATGATGGAAAAAGGAATGCTCGGGGAAGCAGGTTATCTGACAGGCTTTGAAAAAGGAACATTTCGTTCGATGATCGAGTTGACCAAAGGAGTGGAGACCGGATACGGGTCGATTCTAACCGTTTCTGATATGGAATCAGCGATGAGGGAGGCGAGAGTGAAACGAACCAAAACGGTCTGTACGTTCTGTGGTGTCGGCTGCAGCTTTGATGTCTGGACAAAAGGACGCGAGATTTTAAAGGTTGAACCAAACGTTGAGGCACCAGCGAATGGAATTTCCACTTGTGTGAAAGGGAAATTCGGCTGGGATTTTGTCAATAGTAAAGAACGTTTGACCAAGCCATTGATTCGTGAAGGCGACGGCTTCCGTGAAGCAGAATGGGAAGAGGCCCTTGATTTAATGGCGAAACGTTTCCGGGAGATTCGCAGCCAGTATGGTCCACAATCGATGGGCTTTATCACTTCCTCTAAATGTACAAATGAAGAATCTTTTTTAATGCAAAAATTGGCCCGGCAGATTATTGGCACAAACAATGTGGATAACTGCTCACGCTATTGCCAGACGCCGGCAACGGTTGGACTGCACAGAACGGTTGGCTACGGCGGTGACGCGGGTTCAATTAAGGACATTGCCAAAGCTGGTCTTGTCATTATCGTTGGTTCCAATACATCGGAAGCCCACCCTGTGCTGGCTACAAGGGTTAAGCGCGCCCATAAACTGCATGGACAAAAATTGATTGTGGCCGATTTGCGTGAGCATGAAATGGCATCGCGCGCAGACATGTTCATTCATCCCAAAGCAGGGTCTGATTTGGTGTGGATCTCGGCTGTGACCAAATACATTATTGATATGGGCTGGGCGGATGAAGCGTTTATTGAACAGAATGTAAATGGATTCGAGGAATATCGAGAAAGCCTTTCTCCCTATACGTTAGGTCATGCAGAAGACGTAACGGGTCTATCCAAGGAGACACTCATTCAAATCGCCGAAATGATTCATGATGCAAACGGGACGGCGATTCTGTGGGCGATGGGTGTTACCCAGCAATTGGGCGGCAGCGACACAAGTACAGCGATTTCAAACTTGCTGCTGGTAACGGGAAACTACGGTCGGCCAGGTGCCGGCGCCTATCCGCTCCGAGGACATAATAATGTTCAAGGTGCCAGTGACATGGGCAGTGCGCCGGATAACTTTCCGGGCTACCAGCGTGTGGACGACCCCGAAGTACTGGAGAAATTTCAACAAGCCTGGGGCGTTAAGCTTCCATCTGAAGTAGGAATAAATAATCACGATATGGTTGAGGGAATCCACGATGGTACAGTAAAAGCCATGTATGTAAAGGGAGAGGAAATGGGATTAGTGGATTCCAACATTAACCATGTGCATGCCGCTTACGAAAAACTTGAATTTTTTGTCGTGCAGGATATCTTTTTCTCCCGGACAGCCCAGTATGCGGATGTCGTGTTGCCGGCAAGCCCAAGCCTTGAAAAAGAAGGAACGTTCACCAATACGGAACGCCGGATTCAAAGGCTGTATCAAGTGTTTGAACCGCTTGCCGATTCTAAGCCTGACTGGGAAATCATTCAGTTAGTAGCAAACCGGCTTGGTGCCAACTGGAATTACAAGCATCCAAGTGAAATTATGGAGGAAGCGGCGATGCTGATGCCGATTTATGCCGGTGTGACGTATGAGAGATTAGAAGGTTATAAGAGTTTGCAATGGCCGGTACAACCAGATGGGACGGATACGCCGCTTCTTTACATTGAAGGATTCCCTTTCCCTGATCGCAAAGCCCGGCTCTATCCTGTCCAATGGACAAAACCGCTTGATTTTGGGGAGCAATATGATATTCATTTGAACAACGGCCGTTTATTAGAGCATTTTCATGAAGGGAATCTCACCTATAAATCAAAAGGCATATCTGAAAAAACACCGGAGGTTTTCCTTGAAGTATCACCAGAGCTTGCGGCTGAACGAGGAGTGCGGAACGGAACACTTGTCCGCCTGACCTCTCCGTTTGGGAATGTAAAGGTGAAATGTACGATTACGAACCGCGTAAAAGGCATGGAAGTCTACCTTCCAATGAATGATACAGGGGACGGAGCCGTTAACTACCTGACAAGCAGTGCTGCCGATAAGGATACCGACACCCCTGCATTCAAGGATACTCGTGTTAAAATGGAGATTTTACAGGAAGAAGGAACTAATCCTTTGCCAAAAATAAATTTCCGATTCGGGAACCCGCAGCCGCAAATGGGTGTCCAAGTCGAAAAGAAATGGGCCCGAAAGGATTACGTCTTCCCGGGTGATCTCGTGAAGGAAAGGGAGCGGTTAAGGAATGGCTAA
- a CDS encoding multidrug efflux SMR transporter, producing MSWVFLIIAGICEIVGVNGMQIMAKGQKLKGFFIILIGFILSFTLLSLAMKTIPLGVAYAVWTGIGTVGSAIVGMLFYGESKR from the coding sequence ATGAGCTGGGTATTCTTAATTATCGCAGGTATTTGTGAAATTGTTGGTGTTAATGGTATGCAGATTATGGCAAAAGGACAAAAACTAAAAGGATTCTTTATTATATTAATAGGATTTATTCTTAGTTTTACCCTTCTTAGTCTTGCGATGAAGACCATTCCTTTAGGTGTCGCTTATGCAGTTTGGACAGGTATTGGAACTGTAGGTAGTGCAATCGTAGGAATGTTGTTTTATGGTGAATCCAAAAGATAA
- a CDS encoding TetR/AcrR family transcriptional regulator: MELNTKDQIIEAAKCSFALHGYEGTTLSQIAKEVGIQKPSIYNHFKSKNELYLYVAKMVIEALLVGMQDTYERHKNENLEIRLYLLFKNSCNFILNKQEGMMYVRFLLFRPVELKEEVKTILSRGDSQIEDIVNKFYTEGIEEGQFRDPKYVACSHKLAKLMFIPNNLNWLIVFYNRIQVHKVESL, encoded by the coding sequence ATGGAATTGAATACGAAAGACCAAATTATTGAAGCAGCTAAGTGTTCTTTTGCTCTGCATGGTTATGAAGGAACAACTTTATCACAAATCGCAAAAGAAGTGGGCATACAAAAACCATCTATATACAATCACTTTAAAAGTAAAAATGAATTATACCTATACGTAGCAAAAATGGTTATAGAAGCTTTACTCGTGGGAATGCAGGATACATATGAGCGACATAAAAATGAGAATTTAGAAATAAGGCTTTATCTATTATTTAAAAACAGCTGTAATTTTATCCTAAATAAACAAGAAGGCATGATGTATGTACGTTTTTTATTATTTCGGCCTGTAGAATTAAAAGAAGAAGTTAAAACAATTCTAAGTCGAGGAGACAGTCAAATAGAAGATATTGTAAACAAATTTTATACGGAAGGAATAGAAGAAGGACAATTTAGAGATCCCAAGTATGTCGCTTGTTCACATAAATTAGCAAAACTAATGTTCATTCCAAATAATCTGAACTGGTTGATAGTTTTTTATAACCGAATACAAGTTCACAAGGTCGAGAGTTTATAA